The sequence TTGGTGCTATCTTTCCATTAGTTGCATGGAATTCCCAATtccataaatataaatgtatttctgaCTTTGAGgatttaagttatttattccaAAGTTAAGGTCACACATTCTACTTTAAACCTTTTTGTCTAAATTTCAACATTCCTTAAATTTCATGTTAATTCAaacattcattattttcatttctttatcctccaacattttgtaaaatattctttcaaCCTAATAAATGGGATTATAAATGAGTCTGCACGCCTGTGCTtatatgtgtgtgaatgtgtttatttgagagaaaaatatatgcaaataatgcTCACACACATACCTCTCAtacttgaatattttcttttaactacacaaatatttttacagatttctttttctttcacagcaTATCCCTCAGAAGTTATGTTTATTATTCCTCATTACCAGCAGAAGTAAAGTAAAGAAAGAGAAGCCAGAGGGATTTCATTTATAACAATATATAACAATGcagttaaattattttgtttcttctcaagATGTATAGAAGTAGAACCAAGCAgtgtatacttttaatttttaatgacttttaaatggatacagtttattgtatataactatgttttaatatatttattacaatttaaaaattctagtgTGCATGCCAGGGTAGGATCTGGAGCACAGGTAGCTGAGTCTCATATCACAAGGATGGGAGATATTGCTCtaattgggaaaaagaaaattttcataagTGGTTATTAAAGTAGTGCaattaaattaaggaaattcACATATATTAAACTCATTTCTCTGCAATCTATTTAGCCTACATGCATAAAAggagtaaaatgagaaaaattagttTAAGACAGAAGATCAGTACAGCTACACACAACATCATGGATGAGCCTTAGAAACACAAGACAGAGGATGAATGAATATACCTTACAAATGGACACTGATATTCCTTATTTCAATTCGAATATAAACTGCCAGAAAAGACATATTTTGCCTACCAGTATGTGTATGATTTAATGTTTAGCTTCATCATACTCAAGGGCAACTCTACCATAAGGCCATGATATATCAGGATATATCCATGTACTTTTTCATGTTTGTCTTTCTGAGTAGGTTGCACTTGCAGACATTTAGTTTAACATCAGTTTTTGCCAGTGAGTATGGTAGACACAGTGGACACAGGCTGTATAGCAGAACAAATTTGTAAAGAGTAGAAGAATACCGCATAATCAGTGATAGCAACCAGTATGGTAAAGTTTGGATGATCAGAAAAGCAAGTAAGGTAGTGATAGGCAAAGGAATGATGttcacaaaatagaaaaatagtgaTCTCAGACTTTCCTCTGTTATAAACTTATAAATAGCTGTAGTTACCgagtagtttttttttccataacaacttatgactattttttttagtcaaatgagagaaaaagtgcacagtatttcagaaaaaaattattcctaagAGATTCATGTAGTCCCTTGAGATAAATgggaatttccaaatattttaaatccaAATTTGGGAATGCAATTGGGAGAGTATGAAAATGATAAAGGGAAAAGCTCTTGGATATCAGATTTATTACAAAACTTAAAGGTGAATTGCATTAATTGTACAGAGTCAAAATCAAAGTAGAAATTCCAAGAAAAATAGAGGAGGCATGTTCTACTTCCACAATCTGATTAAAGACGACAACGTTGGGCTCAGAAGTTGAGTTCTATTACAAGCACTCTTAAGCCCTCAGGAAAGTAGGCccttttatagtttcctttccaAAGAGCAATTTCAGACCCCTCTGtaagtctttatttctcagactgtagatgaaagggttcagcatgggtgtgaccacagtgtacatcaccgAGGCTGTTGCACTTGAGTGTGAGCTGTGAGTAGCAGCAGAGCTAAGATACACTCCTATGcctgtacaataaaataaggagaccACTGATAGGTGAGATGCACAGGTAGAAAATGATTTATACTTTCCTTGAGATGATGAGATTCCCCTTATGGAAGAAACTATCTTAGAGTAAGAGTAAAAGATACCAGCAAAGGGAGCACCACCCAGCAGCACCACTATAAAATACATCACCACTTTATTGAGAAAGGTGTCAGAACTGGCAAGTTGCATCATCTGattgagttcacagaaaaagtgggggatttcTAAGACTGTACAGAAAGACAGTTGTAACACCATTAAGCTTTCTAACAAAGAATGCAGGGCACTCAACATCCAGGACACCAGAACGAGCAGTCCACAGAGCCGGGGGTTCATGATGACCATGTAGTGCaaggggtggcagatggccagaaagcggtcataggccatcactgtcAGGAGGAAAATGTCCAATCCTATAAAGAGTGTGAAAAAATACATCTGGATGATGCAGCATTCATAAGTTATAACTTTGTTCTCTGTCTGTATATTcaccagcatctttgggatggtggtggaggtgaaacagatgtctacaaaggacaggttggaaaggaagaagtacatgggggtgtggaggtgggagtctgaGCTGACTGCCaagatgatgagcaggtttccaaacacagtgatcaggtacatggaaagaaaaatcacaaagatgAGCGGTTGCAGTTCTTGTTTCTCTGAGAATCccaaaagaagaaattctgaaactCCTGTTAGGTTCCTTGGTTCCATTTGGTGGAGGTGACTACcaggaaagggggaaataacttgACTATATTTCACACAAATGGGCATTATCACATTGTtgaaatgataccatttatattttGACAAcaagaaattaattttgatatattgttcATGGATTTGGTCCCTTTTAGAGAATCTCCTGTGTCATCTGTAATTAGCAAACTTGTCCCACACTCATTTTCCCCCCAACATGTCATGTACTCATAGTTTTAGGAGAAATTCTTTCatgcatttgaaaaatacaaattgagTTTCGACGATATTACAGATACTAACTATGCACTGAATGTAGGTTACCGTAAAACAAAAGCTCCTGAAATTCAGTGATGGAGACAGAACATAAGCAAATATAAGTCATAAGCATCTCACATGGTTACATatgttatgaagaaaaagaagagaggtaTAAGCCAGGAGTGAAAAGGGAGTACTATTTATAATGCATGTTTAGGCACGACCTGGGTACAAAGTGGTATTTGAACAAAGACCTCAAGGAAGAGAGAGCCACGGCCATGAGCATACCTGGGTCACTACTCACGGCAAGGAAACAGCTAGTGTGAAGGACCTGAGGAAAGTGCTTGTTTAAGATTTTCCAGTCCAAATACAATAGCCAGTCTGGTGAGGGAAATGAGCTGGAGTGTGAGTGAGGGGAGATGGTATCAGAGAAGGTTGAAGAAGGAGGTGGTCTCCCTGCTGCTGCTGAAACTTTAGGTCACAAGGGGTCCTTTGTTCATGTTGATTCTTTGGTCCTTTATgaaattcaatattaaaaaactgtatgataaattgggagattggtactgacatatattcactactatgtataaaatagataactactaaGAACatgctgtatagtacagggaattctactcaatactctgtaatggcctatatggaaaaaaaatctagaaaaaaaaaagacaggatatatgtatatgtataactgattcactttgctgtacacctgaaactgacacaacattgtattaatatatcaactatacttcaataaaaattaaagaaaacgaTATGAAAAGATTTGAAGGAAAATCCAAAaccaaattcaaaaagaaaagatatactaTAGTTATAATTTAATAATACCATGAATTCAATTTTagataaccaagacatggaaagaaaataatatgatagcaagctttaaaaatatgagatgGAAACACTATCTAGGTATAAGTTCATCATGCACAGAAATACATGGATTCAAAGATGCACATGGAAGGTAAATGTGTTATTTAGTCAAGTGATGGAGGCTGAACACAATGCAAGTTTTAGAAATATGTCTAATCACAGAATGAAATGATAAGGAATAAGAGGTGAGGAAAGTAGTTGGAAATACGCATAAAACATGATTTATTAGCACCAAGTATGAAGAAgaacattcattttcatttttgtttattgcaAGGATTTGCaagtgaataatattttaaagtgacAGCTCTAGTCCTTCATTTAAAAGACTTTTATCAAGCAATGGAGAGAACATAATTGACACAGATTTTACCACACAAAATTTATAAACTCTCAGACATTCTGCACAAATtattgtatacatacataaaatacctAAATGGCTAACATCAAACTTGATGATAAAAATATCCAATTCTTGGTTTGAAAGAATGTGattaaaactaggaaaaaaaaacattactaTGCAAAAGCTAACGACCTGAACAGATAAGTTTTTTCACTGAATTTAAGAGGAAGGAGATATTGTGAAATGTATGTCTCATGAACTGCTATTTCAAGGTAATGATTGCCAGCATTCCTTGGTATGGATCTTACTCATCATAGTCGGGTAtgctctttcttaaaaaaagaaaaaaatccttacaTCACTGTACATCTGTCCATAGCTAATACCCTATATCTCTACTACAGTCTTTGCAAAGGTCCTTGGACTCAGGTTCTATTTCACTGGAAGCAATTTATACCTCCCATTTGCTCTTCTAATTGGGCTTCCATGTCCATCATTTAGTGGTCAACATTGACTCATGCACTGTTGAATtcaatattctcttttatttttggtgtcaaaataataattaatcaCTTACCAATAATTATCAATAATCAAGCAAACAACAACCACAGTGATCTTGATACTGGGCTAGTCTGGATTGCCTCTCAGGTGAACTCAGATAAACGTTCTTGACTGCCATTCCCTTTGACCCTCTCCTGCAGTATTTACTGGGCTCTTGAACTCACCTGGTTGCAGTCTCCGAGAGGAAGGTCTCAGCATAGATATCCCAACTCCCGGTGGATCGTTGATGATGAGGAGAGAAGCTCTGTTTCCAGTCAAGACAGTGGGATGGAGTCAATCATTGGTCCCCCAGCCAGAGTTATGATTCTAAAAGCAACAACTATGTCCTGTCCATCCCAAGGTTGCACAGGCTGAGGGATGCTGCAGAGGTGATATTTACATCTCCCTATGTCTGCTCATTAGCATGTTTCCCTCTTGTTGCAGTCATCTTTATGTAGTGGATTTCGCTGTGGGACACTGGTCTGGACAGACGGAaattttttcttgctctttctctgtttctaggAGACAATGTTACAGGCCAGAAGAATTCAGCGTTTATTACTCCTCCCATAATCTGTCCTATCTTCCAGAGGAATAAACCTTAAGGTTATATGACATTCTCCCTACCCTGAGTTCATATTTTCTCTAGACTCTAAGATTGAGGATTCTTTCTTGATTAGGTTCCTAAGTAAAACATTGGATCCCAGTGGGTCACAGCTCCTGATATCTTTAGGAAAGTACTATTTCCATCTTCAAGAAGAGgtataaatttgtttctttaatagAAAAACATGAGTAGTTCACTGCTTGGATTCATGAGAGTTTTGCCAAAATAATTAGGAACTTCATACTTATAGCACAAGTTAAGAGCTGCTGGTTAGTCCCTCATTAGAAAATGTCTGTTAATTATAAGAGATGTATAGATCTTAGCATCTTACAGGGattgtataatttaattttttgaaaactccATTCTATGAGGTAGTAATATTACGAACTCCATTTTCCATTGCAGAAATGGGATTCATGGGGACTAGCAATCTTCCAGTTATAATCTGAGTAAGGTATGGGACCTTTACTAGAATCCTGtcaggttgtttccagctttcaaACTCtgagccagtggttctcagttaGAGAAGTCTTTGCCCTGGGGGATATTTGGCCATGTTGAATGGGTGCTGCTAAACACCCACAATGCCCAGGACAGCACCAACACAGATATTGATCctgccacaaaaaaatgaatggtAAGAAAATGGGTAAGGCTATTGTAGACCAGCACTTTTCCCCCTTTATTGTGGAAATCAGTCACCCAGATGCTAGTTCAAATGCAGCTTCCGATTCAGCAGATTCTGCCTGTGGAGACAAGAGGCTTTGCATTTCTAGTAAGTTCTTGAATGATGTCGATGGTTCATATATTGGAGTGTGGCTGCTCTATGAGTAAACAAGGGTGTGGTTATGTTTTAGAGTCTTCTATgtagttttacattttctctaCCCATATCTTGTGTTGATATCTCACCTGAAGTAGTAGAAGAAATTAAAGTCAATTTGTAAATGTTTGGGGACATTAGCTGATGAAGAGAATTTCCCACTGTAGAAATGTAATTGCGGTTCTGATGTTGAGGcctttgaaacattaaaataggaaaattaatTCACTATGAATATTAAGTTCACccattctatattttatttaaatttattattattattattattattattaatttttgccatgctgcatggtatgcagaatcttagttcaccaaccagggatcaaacctgtgccccctgcagtggaagaatggagtcctaaccactggacctccagggaattcccacccaTTCTATTTTAATTCATTGTGTCTAAATTTCTACATCTCTTGAATTTCATGTTAATTCAAATGCTcgttctttttatttgtttacccTCCAAATTTCTTTCAAGTTTCTAGTAAACAGAAAAGATGGGGTAGCAAAGGCATTAGTATGTGTGCCAGTATGGTTATTTGAAAGAGAAtctatgtaaacacacacacccatgtatatgcacacatatttaCACTTGAAGTATTTTCacacatttcatttattcctccacACACGCATGTGAAATTCTGTTTAGCATCCTACATTACATTCAgatataagaaaactgaggctcagggagataaAGGTTTTCACAAttatatacaaaacaaagaaatattatcTTGCATTATCTTGAATTATGTATAAACAGACAGTATACTCAATTTTTATATGGTTCCTtcatttctacatattttattgtatttttccagtttcactgagatataattaacctgtaacattgtataaatttaaggtctACAATGTAGTGATCTATTTGTATGTTccaaaataattaccacaataagagTAGTTAACATCACCTCAAAAGttaccaatttttttcttgtggtagAACATTTAAGaattactctcttagcaactttcaaggaTATAATAGAGAATCGTTAACTCCGGTCACCATGCTCTTTTGATTCTCAAAACATagtcattttataactggaaggttgtaccttttgaccatcaTCTCCCCAAATCCCTCAGCTCCTGGGAACCACTACTCTACTCTCAGTTTGTATAATTTTGGCTCTTCAAAAAGACTCCACATGTATGTGACATAATACACTAACTGTCTTGCACTTACTGACTTTCtaacttagcatgatgccctcaagttccatccaagttgttgcaaatagcaaaatttcatttttttttatggctgagtagtattcctctgtgtatatatacaccgcctgttctttatccacttatctgttgatgggcacttaggtcgcttccatatcttggcaatgtaaataatgctgctgtgaacattgtgcatgtatcttctccaattagtgttttcatttttttcagatatatacacaGTAGTGCagttgttgggtcatatggtagttctatttttaggttgttgagaaacctccacactaTTTCTACATTGGCAGCATCAGTTTACATTCACACAGTGTTCGAGAGTTCCCCTTTATCTATATCCTTGCgaatatttgttgttgttgttgttgttgttgttgttgttgatgatgatagccattctgtcaGGTGTGAAATGATAACtcactgaggtttttttttaataagaaaaaaaatttct is a genomic window of Hippopotamus amphibius kiboko isolate mHipAmp2 chromosome 15, mHipAmp2.hap2, whole genome shotgun sequence containing:
- the LOC130836288 gene encoding olfactory receptor-like protein OLF4 — encoded protein: MEPRNLTGVSEFLLLGFSEKQELQPLIFVIFLSMYLITVFGNLLIILAVSSDSHLHTPMYFFLSNLSFVDICFTSTTIPKMLVNIQTENKVITYECCIIQMYFFTLFIGLDIFLLTVMAYDRFLAICHPLHYMVIMNPRLCGLLVLVSWMLSALHSLLESLMVLQLSFCTVLEIPHFFCELNQMMQLASSDTFLNKVVMYFIVVLLGGAPFAGIFYSYSKIVSSIRGISSSQGKYKSFSTCASHLSVVSLFYCTGIGVYLSSAATHSSHSSATASVMYTVVTPMLNPFIYSLRNKDLQRGLKLLFGKETIKGPTFLRA